One Peptococcus niger genomic window carries:
- a CDS encoding MBL fold metallo-hydrolase, which translates to MKKQIKNNVYWVGKIDWELQQFHGTEYSVHNGSSQNAYLIKEEKTVLIDTVWTPHKEEFVKNLKSEIELKEIDYIVINHGEPDHSGSLLEIMEEIPNTPIFCTANGKKSLVGQYHHPEWDYRVVKTGDSVDIGNGKQLVFVEMRMLHWPDSMATYLTGDNILFSNDAFGQHYALSELFNDKADPTILWNEAMKYYANILTPFSSFAKKKIEEIVAMNLPIDIIATSHGSIWRENALEIVEKYAEWADAYKEDQVTIIYDSMWGATKKIAHKIADDIRELSPSTRTKVLSVAEMDRNDIMTEVFKSKAIAVGSPTVGQSAITTISGWLHFLQELKFKDKVAGVFGSYGWSGEGNKVLREELEKAGFKLIDEELKASWMPDDEFLKGTEKFAKSLLDASTFEKKN; encoded by the coding sequence ATGAAAAAACAAATCAAGAACAATGTATATTGGGTCGGAAAAATTGACTGGGAACTTCAGCAATTTCACGGAACAGAATACTCCGTGCACAATGGATCCAGCCAAAATGCTTATTTGATCAAAGAAGAAAAGACGGTATTAATTGACACTGTATGGACTCCTCATAAAGAAGAGTTTGTAAAGAATCTTAAGAGTGAAATCGAGTTGAAGGAAATTGACTATATCGTTATTAACCATGGAGAGCCCGATCATTCAGGGTCTTTATTAGAAATTATGGAGGAAATTCCAAATACTCCGATTTTCTGTACAGCCAATGGTAAAAAATCGCTCGTTGGGCAATATCATCACCCGGAATGGGACTATAGGGTTGTAAAAACCGGGGATTCTGTGGATATAGGAAACGGAAAGCAATTAGTGTTTGTAGAAATGAGAATGCTTCACTGGCCGGATTCAATGGCAACTTATTTGACCGGAGACAATATCTTATTTTCCAATGATGCCTTCGGTCAGCACTATGCCCTAAGTGAACTCTTCAACGACAAGGCAGACCCGACCATTCTATGGAATGAAGCGATGAAGTACTATGCGAACATTTTAACGCCTTTTTCGTCTTTTGCTAAAAAGAAGATTGAGGAGATTGTAGCTATGAACCTGCCTATAGACATTATTGCAACAAGTCATGGTAGTATTTGGAGAGAGAATGCCCTTGAAATAGTAGAAAAATATGCTGAATGGGCAGATGCTTATAAGGAAGATCAAGTCACAATTATCTACGACTCAATGTGGGGAGCAACCAAAAAAATTGCCCACAAAATTGCAGATGATATAAGAGAACTCTCCCCGTCCACCAGGACAAAGGTTCTGTCTGTGGCAGAAATGGACAGAAATGACATAATGACTGAAGTTTTTAAATCGAAGGCCATCGCTGTAGGCTCTCCCACAGTCGGACAATCTGCAATTACCACGATTTCGGGCTGGTTACACTTCCTTCAAGAACTTAAATTTAAAGACAAAGTAGCAGGAGTTTTCGGTTCCTACGGATGGTCGGGAGAAGGGAACAAAGTTTTACGAGAAGAACTCGAAAAGGCAGGTTTTAAACTTATAGACGAAGAATTAAAGGCTTCTTGGATGCCGGACGATGAGTTTTTAAAAGGAACTGAAAAGTTTGCTAAGTCTTTACTGGATGCCTCGACTTTTGAAAAGAAAAATTAA
- a CDS encoding class I SAM-dependent methyltransferase, translating to MFQHFLENFRKPEDNFAGRLMLRSMNQGHEKLAKWGRSYLKINKEDTVLDLGCGGGRNIEYFLNQGAKVYGMDHSETSVNMASERNKEAIISGRCQILVGDVKRLPFKDESMAIVTAFETIYFWNDIRVCFEEIYRVLNKGGQFLICNEVSSMKRRDVRILAGKITMEVYTPDDLTNMLTKVGFSCAYHLDRKEQLAFIATK from the coding sequence ATGTTTCAACATTTTTTAGAAAATTTCAGAAAGCCGGAAGACAATTTTGCCGGCAGATTGATGTTAAGAAGTATGAATCAAGGCCATGAAAAATTAGCGAAGTGGGGAAGGTCTTACTTAAAAATCAATAAAGAAGATACCGTCTTGGATTTAGGCTGCGGCGGCGGACGGAACATCGAATATTTTTTGAATCAAGGGGCCAAAGTTTACGGCATGGACCACTCAGAAACCAGTGTAAATATGGCGAGTGAGCGAAATAAAGAAGCGATCATATCCGGCAGATGCCAAATTCTCGTGGGCGATGTAAAGCGCCTTCCCTTTAAAGATGAATCCATGGCCATTGTCACCGCCTTTGAAACGATTTACTTTTGGAACGATATCCGGGTATGCTTTGAAGAAATTTATCGCGTGTTAAACAAAGGCGGACAGTTTCTCATATGCAATGAAGTCTCGTCGATGAAAAGAAGAGATGTAAGGATATTAGCCGGGAAGATTACCATGGAAGTCTACACACCCGACGACTTGACGAATATGCTTACGAAAGTCGGCTTTTCCTGTGCATACCATTTAGACAGAAAAGAACAACTGGCATTCATAGCGACCAAATGA
- a CDS encoding Crp/Fnr family transcriptional regulator has product MNTFFLANTQLFRGIREDEIAELLLCLGAYERKFQKGDVVFRAGSPVDEFGLVASGSVNIVVNLYWGNSIIFGHVGKGEVFAENYAVIPGKELLCDVIACEDTHIIFLNVKHVLTTCRKGCTYHNRILQNMLRISAQKNLNMSSRMIHTASKSLRERLLSYFSEQALEHGSAHFTIPFNRQQLADYLAVNRSAMSKELSKMQAEGLITYRKNEFILKEVVHDE; this is encoded by the coding sequence ATGAATACTTTTTTTCTCGCAAACACACAGCTTTTTCGCGGTATTAGAGAAGACGAAATTGCAGAGCTTCTTCTCTGCCTCGGCGCCTATGAGCGGAAATTTCAAAAAGGCGACGTCGTCTTCCGAGCCGGGTCGCCTGTGGATGAATTCGGACTCGTGGCATCCGGAAGCGTCAATATCGTCGTAAACCTTTATTGGGGTAACAGCATTATTTTCGGACATGTAGGTAAGGGAGAGGTCTTTGCGGAAAACTACGCGGTCATTCCCGGAAAAGAGCTCCTGTGCGATGTCATCGCCTGCGAAGATACCCACATCATCTTTCTAAATGTAAAACATGTTTTGACGACCTGTCGGAAAGGATGTACCTATCATAATCGCATCCTTCAGAATATGCTTCGCATCTCTGCTCAAAAAAATTTAAACATGTCTTCTCGCATGATACATACCGCTTCCAAATCTTTAAGGGAAAGGCTCCTGTCTTATTTTTCCGAGCAGGCCTTGGAACACGGAAGCGCGCACTTTACCATCCCCTTTAATCGGCAACAGCTCGCCGATTACCTCGCCGTGAACCGCAGTGCCATGTCAAAAGAACTTTCTAAAATGCAAGCGGAAGGGCTTATTACTTACCGTAAAAATGAATTTATATTGAAGGAGGTCGTACATGATGAATGA
- a CDS encoding cupin domain-containing protein, translating to MNDMEVNEEKTVGEVFSIGKENPPIPGCTVSKAFGGDKGIIFFSLAKHTDISAEIYPYHKLLIVAKGSVEVYGNDGFRQMLRAGECILTWADIPVGMQTTEGSVYTEVCIGKESRMNELVKAGEVFRLEDLVPYGEGKIVNMDVVHNDKMKLVVMAFDEGTGLSEHAAPGEAIVFALDGEGVIEYEGKEHVIRAGENFHFAKGGLHSVKATKKFKMALLLTLE from the coding sequence ATGAATGACATGGAGGTCAACGAAGAGAAAACCGTTGGCGAAGTCTTTTCCATAGGAAAGGAGAATCCGCCGATTCCGGGATGCACCGTCTCAAAAGCCTTCGGCGGCGATAAGGGGATCATCTTTTTTTCCCTGGCGAAGCATACGGATATCAGCGCAGAAATTTATCCCTACCATAAACTATTGATCGTGGCAAAAGGCAGCGTGGAGGTTTACGGAAATGACGGCTTTAGGCAAATGTTACGCGCCGGAGAATGCATCTTAACATGGGCCGACATCCCCGTGGGCATGCAAACGACAGAAGGCAGTGTCTATACGGAAGTTTGCATAGGAAAGGAGAGTAGGATGAACGAACTAGTTAAAGCAGGAGAAGTTTTTAGGCTGGAAGACCTTGTTCCTTATGGAGAAGGGAAGATTGTCAACATGGACGTGGTGCATAATGACAAGATGAAGCTTGTGGTTATGGCCTTTGACGAAGGCACGGGCCTTTCGGAGCACGCCGCTCCCGGCGAGGCAATTGTCTTCGCCTTGGACGGCGAGGGCGTGATTGAATATGAGGGAAAAGAGCATGTCATTCGTGCCGGCGAAAATTTTCATTTTGCAAAGGGCGGTCTCCACTCGGTAAAAGCGACAAAGAAGTTTAAGATGGCACTTCTTCTAACCTTGGAATAA
- a CDS encoding L-2-amino-thiazoline-4-carboxylic acid hydrolase — translation MKYRRFYFSLFQHPMKKVLAETYGRAYAGEIIKKSKKVYRKLVEEAEDIGEDNPMAYNEMFALVFVAPYLASEKKIPPEIVQETMRRSLYFVRPYFSLVDLNTKWGKAANKKNILKYVKWYTPEKEKRYPTSFKVDFVGEPYEGACYYRITRCPICAYTEKLGVAELMPLFCELDEVMIGLQHGVLHRKGTIANGADCCDYFITGDRE, via the coding sequence ATGAAATATCGCCGATTTTATTTCAGTTTATTTCAACATCCGATGAAAAAAGTCTTGGCGGAAACATACGGCCGGGCCTATGCCGGCGAGATCATTAAAAAAAGTAAAAAAGTGTATCGAAAGTTAGTCGAAGAGGCGGAGGATATCGGCGAGGATAATCCCATGGCCTACAACGAGATGTTTGCCCTCGTGTTTGTCGCCCCCTATTTAGCCAGCGAGAAAAAGATTCCGCCGGAAATCGTGCAGGAGACGATGCGTCGATCCCTTTATTTTGTCCGGCCGTATTTTTCTCTCGTCGACCTCAATACGAAATGGGGGAAGGCGGCCAATAAGAAAAACATCCTGAAGTATGTCAAATGGTATACGCCGGAAAAAGAAAAGCGCTACCCCACGTCATTTAAAGTTGATTTTGTGGGCGAGCCCTACGAGGGCGCCTGCTATTACAGAATCACCCGTTGCCCCATTTGTGCCTACACCGAGAAGCTCGGCGTAGCCGAATTAATGCCCCTGTTCTGCGAGCTGGATGAGGTGATGATTGGCCTTCAGCATGGCGTGCTCCACAGAAAAGGCACCATCGCCAACGGCGCGGATTGTTGCGATTATTTTATTACAGGGGATAGGGAATGA
- a CDS encoding cupin domain-containing protein has protein sequence MNELVKAGEVFRLEDLVPYGEGKIVNMDVVHNDKMKLMVMAFDEGTGLSEHAAPGEAIIFALDGEAMIGYEGKDHTIRAGENFHFAKGGLHSVKATKKFKMALLLTLE, from the coding sequence ATGAACGAATTAGTTAAAGCAGGAGAAGTTTTTAGGCTGGAAGACCTTGTTCCTTATGGAGAAGGGAAGATTGTCAACATGGACGTGGTGCATAATGACAAGATGAAGCTTATGGTTATGGCCTTTGACGAAGGCACGGGCCTATCGGAACATGCCGCCCCCGGCGAAGCAATCATATTCGCTTTGGACGGCGAGGCCATGATCGGATATGAAGGAAAAGACCACACCATTCGCGCCGGCGAAAATTTTCATTTTGCAAAGGGCGGTCTCCACTCAGTAAAAGCCACAAAGAAGTTTAAGATGGCACTTCTTCTAACCTTGGAATAA
- a CDS encoding alpha/beta hydrolase, with translation MSLTYKIASTIVRLLGVKKMFLKNKEEMLAYARKENAKVVFDLKKAKKRAERKNYFLFHREVMGCRLLSYQKDQRPADGAVLYLFGGGMITQPDKLDFSLAERIMEKTGKDVWFLFYPLCSEDVKVDKTYDVCFETYRLMTETYKAENIGVLGFSSGACLSLGIFLHNNALGRPLPMPGKIISISPGGVPDVNLDENKEIWERVNELNHKDIMIEPTYFKTAREILKGDKDILEYMLDGTVGDFTDFPKTYFYYGENECLYAYADEFKKAMEKYRAPYEITVGKGMCHCYPLARFFREGREAQDEIIELLKS, from the coding sequence ATGAGTTTAACGTATAAGATCGCATCGACCATCGTAAGGCTGCTCGGAGTCAAAAAGATGTTTTTAAAAAACAAAGAAGAGATGCTCGCCTATGCAAGGAAAGAAAATGCGAAAGTAGTCTTCGATTTAAAGAAGGCAAAAAAGCGGGCCGAGAGAAAAAACTATTTTCTTTTCCACAGAGAGGTCATGGGATGCAGGCTGCTTTCATACCAAAAAGATCAAAGGCCTGCAGACGGGGCGGTTCTCTATCTCTTCGGCGGCGGCATGATTACGCAGCCGGACAAATTGGATTTTTCTTTGGCGGAAAGAATCATGGAGAAAACGGGCAAAGATGTTTGGTTTTTGTTTTATCCCCTTTGTTCGGAGGATGTAAAGGTGGATAAGACATACGACGTTTGCTTTGAAACCTATCGGCTGATGACCGAAACTTACAAGGCGGAAAACATCGGCGTTTTAGGATTTTCGTCAGGCGCTTGTCTTTCCCTTGGGATCTTTCTACATAACAATGCCTTAGGCCGGCCCCTTCCCATGCCGGGGAAGATTATTTCCATATCTCCCGGCGGCGTTCCCGATGTCAATCTCGATGAAAATAAAGAAATATGGGAAAGGGTCAATGAATTGAACCATAAAGATATTATGATTGAGCCGACCTATTTTAAAACGGCGAGAGAGATTTTAAAGGGAGATAAAGATATCCTGGAATATATGTTGGACGGAACGGTAGGCGATTTTACGGACTTTCCGAAAACATACTTTTATTACGGAGAAAATGAATGCCTCTACGCCTATGCGGACGAATTTAAAAAAGCCATGGAAAAATACCGGGCGCCCTACGAAATCACTGTCGGAAAAGGGATGTGCCACTGTTACCCTTTGGCGCGGTTTTTCAGAGAAGGCAGAGAGGCGCAAGATGAAATCATTGAATTGCTGAAGTCTTAA
- a CDS encoding MgtC/SapB family protein produces MNVLLVAGRIILEAFLGAIIGIERETKHKAAGFRTHIIVSVGACLIMLIGIDGVDKVSGSGGWDALRIPAQVVSGIGFLGAGTILQTKDGISGLTTAATLWLSAAIGLAVGIGYYEGAIIATVVCLVTLISLMGFSDALNERTTVSYIMVFNSTLNCQDICYTLRNTLLLPD; encoded by the coding sequence ATGAATGTATTATTAGTGGCAGGCAGAATCATTCTGGAGGCCTTTTTAGGGGCGATTATCGGCATCGAGAGGGAAACGAAACACAAAGCCGCCGGCTTCCGAACCCATATTATCGTCAGTGTCGGCGCCTGCTTAATTATGCTCATAGGTATCGACGGCGTTGATAAAGTATCCGGCAGCGGAGGCTGGGATGCCTTAAGGATTCCCGCCCAGGTTGTCAGCGGCATCGGCTTTTTAGGTGCCGGCACCATCCTTCAAACAAAGGATGGGATATCGGGCCTAACCACCGCCGCCACCTTGTGGCTATCTGCCGCCATCGGACTCGCCGTGGGAATCGGCTATTATGAAGGCGCGATTATAGCGACCGTCGTCTGCCTGGTGACCTTGATCTCGCTCATGGGATTCAGCGATGCGCTCAATGAGCGAACGACAGTATCTTATATTATGGTATTTAACAGTACTCTTAACTGTCAAGACATCTGTTACACTTTGAGAAATACTCTTCTACTACCTGATTAG
- a CDS encoding DUF488 domain-containing protein, producing the protein MMNEFRCKRIYEPAADTDGFRVLVDRLWPRGIRKENARINLWAKEIAPSKELRKWFSHDPAKYDAFEALYRQELNRNPASQEFKKLCMQKAQDQQVTLLYGAKDEKYNHAVVLKEWLEERTDP; encoded by the coding sequence ATGATGAATGAGTTTCGATGCAAGCGCATTTATGAGCCGGCGGCGGACACCGATGGTTTCCGCGTGCTCGTGGACAGGCTCTGGCCGCGGGGCATAAGAAAGGAAAATGCTCGAATCAATTTATGGGCAAAGGAAATTGCTCCATCAAAGGAACTTCGAAAATGGTTTTCTCATGATCCTGCAAAATACGATGCGTTTGAGGCGCTTTACAGACAGGAATTGAATAGAAACCCGGCGTCACAAGAATTCAAAAAGTTGTGCATGCAAAAAGCACAGGATCAACAGGTAACTCTGCTGTACGGTGCAAAAGACGAGAAGTATAATCATGCCGTTGTCTTGAAAGAATGGTTGGAGGAAAGGACCGATCCGTAA
- a CDS encoding DUF438 domain-containing protein, with protein MTKKLDLNKTVFELTQEYPELVDIMAGLGFTEITKKAMLHSVGKMMTIPKGAKMKKISMTDVMTALMSHGFEPVGDMLDMASVANAQGQEENTSHSSSERREQLKAYLKRLGDGEALEDVRRDFVRDFGEVEASEIMEAEQELLKEGTPLSEVQRLCDVHSALFHGSTTEEKIANAEKEVEASVLRRKAQEAGQENNVRAAVPEEIPGHPLYTLKKENETLTELLAKFKESRDESLLSQIRELSIHYAKKGDLLYPLLNVRYGISGPSDVMWTVDDEIRDVLASLVKEKEHGEAWNARLDAVLTRAEEMIYKEQNILFPICADNFSEEEWYGIYRDAKDYAVCFGVEKEMWSDAETMAQTVAEASEGEILMPGGRLTIEQLIALLNTIPMEITFVDADNINRFFDEGPKVFKRPLMALNREVFSCHPPKIEPMVRQIIDDFRHGRRDSVEVWMEKEGRTMLVRYMAVRDKGGNYLGTLELVQDMEFAKEHFLGTQA; from the coding sequence ATGACAAAGAAACTTGATTTAAATAAAACGGTCTTCGAACTGACACAGGAATACCCGGAACTGGTCGATATTATGGCCGGGCTCGGATTTACTGAAATTACAAAAAAAGCCATGTTGCATTCTGTGGGTAAAATGATGACCATCCCAAAGGGTGCGAAGATGAAAAAAATTTCCATGACGGATGTGATGACTGCGTTAATGAGCCATGGGTTTGAGCCGGTGGGCGATATGCTGGATATGGCTTCGGTTGCGAATGCACAAGGGCAGGAAGAAAATACAAGCCATTCTTCTTCTGAGCGTAGGGAGCAATTGAAGGCTTATCTGAAAAGGCTTGGCGACGGAGAAGCCTTGGAAGATGTCAGGAGAGACTTTGTCCGCGATTTCGGAGAAGTGGAGGCATCCGAAATAATGGAAGCGGAGCAGGAGCTTTTGAAGGAAGGCACGCCCCTCAGCGAGGTTCAGCGACTGTGTGACGTTCACTCGGCGCTGTTTCACGGATCCACCACGGAAGAGAAAATCGCCAATGCCGAAAAGGAAGTGGAGGCCTCGGTCTTGAGGAGAAAGGCGCAGGAGGCAGGGCAAGAGAATAACGTTAGGGCCGCGGTGCCGGAAGAAATCCCGGGTCATCCCCTATACACGCTAAAGAAAGAAAACGAAACACTGACTGAGCTGCTGGCAAAATTTAAAGAGAGCAGAGATGAATCGCTCCTTTCTCAAATTCGCGAGCTTTCAATTCATTACGCCAAGAAAGGCGATCTTCTCTATCCACTGCTCAACGTTCGTTACGGAATATCCGGTCCTTCCGATGTGATGTGGACGGTCGACGATGAAATTCGCGACGTCCTCGCTTCCCTTGTGAAGGAAAAAGAACATGGCGAAGCATGGAATGCCCGCCTGGATGCCGTGCTTACTCGTGCGGAGGAGATGATTTATAAGGAACAGAACATTCTCTTTCCCATCTGTGCGGATAATTTTTCGGAAGAGGAATGGTACGGCATTTATCGGGATGCCAAAGATTACGCCGTCTGTTTCGGCGTAGAAAAAGAGATGTGGAGCGATGCCGAAACCATGGCGCAGACGGTGGCTGAAGCCTCGGAAGGGGAGATCCTCATGCCGGGCGGCCGTTTGACCATTGAGCAACTGATCGCCCTATTAAACACGATCCCCATGGAGATCACCTTTGTCGATGCAGACAATATCAATCGCTTCTTCGACGAAGGGCCGAAGGTATTCAAACGCCCCCTCATGGCGCTGAACCGCGAGGTGTTCTCGTGTCATCCGCCGAAAATCGAGCCCATGGTCCGTCAGATCATCGATGATTTCAGACACGGACGTCGCGATTCTGTGGAAGTATGGATGGAAAAAGAAGGGCGTACCATGCTGGTTCGATACATGGCCGTGCGGGACAAGGGCGGCAACTACCTCGGCACCCTGGAATTGGTACAGGACATGGAGTTTGCGAAAGAACACTTTCTCGGGACTCAAGCCTGA